The following are encoded in a window of Arctopsyche grandis isolate Sample6627 chromosome 2, ASM5162203v2, whole genome shotgun sequence genomic DNA:
- the Prm gene encoding paramyosin has translation MSSSAVAKTSKYTYRSSGGGTADVSIEYSADLSALSRLEDKIRLLHDDLESERELRQRIEREKADLSVQVIQLSERLEEAEGGAESQFEINRKRDTELGKLRKLLEDVHLESEETAHLLKKKHQEIVVDFQEQIDVMTKAKARSDKEKSKFQAEVYELLAQVENVTKERLIIVKHSEKLEVSINELHIKIEELNRTIIDITSHKTRLSQENIELIKEVQDLKVNIESIIYSRSQISSQLEDARRRLEDDERRRQILEATLHQVEIDLESVRVQFEEESEARLDLERQLVKSNGECQQWRSKYETEAAARAEEIEEIRRKYSARIQEQEEQIETLIVKINNVEKQKSRLQSEVEVLIIDLEKANSTARDLQKRTEQLERINIEIKTRLEETVQLYEQSQRDIRLKQTEIQRISHELDKTREQKDTLARENKKLTDDLHDARNQLTDLTRRMHELELELRRLENEREELTAAYKEAEAGRKAEEQRAQRLAAELGQFRHEAERRIQEKDEEIESIRKQTSIEIEQLNARVVEAETKLKTEVIRIKKKFQIHITELELSLDVANKTNIDMQKTIKKQSLQLTEIQAHYDEVQRQLQVTLDQYGIAQRRLQSLTGEIEEIRGNYESSLRAKRVVEQQYEESQTRINELTVINVNLASTKCKIEQELSVIAADYDEVTKELRVSDERYQRVQVELKHTVEHLHEEQERIVKIEAIRKSLEIEVKNLSVRLEEVEANAIVGGKRIISKLEARMRDLELELDEEKRRHAETIKILRKKERTVKEVIIQCEEDQKNISLLQDSLDKTTQKVSIYKRQLQEQEGMSQQSVTRVRRFQRELEAAEDRADTAESNLTLIRAKHRTFVTTSTVPGSQVYMVQETRTISE, from the exons ATGTCGTCCTCAGCAGTGGCCAAGACGTCCAAGTACACGTACCGGTCCAGCGGCGGCGGCACAGCTGACGTCAGCATCGAATACAGCGCCGACCTGAGCGCGCTCTCCAGGCTAGAG gATAAAATTCGTCTGCTCCATGACGATTTGGAATCCGAAAGAGAGTTGCGCCAGAGG ATCGAAAGGGAAAAAGCCGACCTTAGCGTTCAAGTGATCCAGCTTTCTGAACGTCTCGAAGAAGCTGAAGGTGGAGCCGAAAGCCAG TTCGAGATTAACAGAAAACGTGACACTGAATTGGGAAAGCTGCGCAAGCTCCTCGAAGATGTTCACCTCGAGTCTGAGGAGACCGCCCACCTCCTCAAGAAGAAGCACCAGGAGATCGTTGTCGATTTCCAGGAACAGATCGATGTCATGACCAAGGCTAAAGCTAG ATCAGACAAAGAAAAGTCCAAATTCCAAGCTGAAGTATACGAATTGCTCGCTCAAGTCGAAAACGTAACCAAGGAGCGTTTGATTATCGTAAAGcattcagaaaaattggaaGTCAGCATCAACGAATTGCACATCAAAATCGAGGAATTGAACCGCACCATCATTGACATCACATCACACAAGACTCGTTTGTCACAAGAAAATATCGAGCTCATCAAGGAAGTCCAAGACTTGAAG GTAAATATCGAAAGCATCATCTACTCCAGGTCTCAAATTTCCAGCCAACTCGAAGACGCCCGCAGACGCCTTGAAGATGACGAACGTCGTCGCCAGATTCTCGAAGCTACCCTTCACCAG GTcgagatcgacttggagtctgtGCGAGTACAATTTGAAGAGGAGTCCGAGGCTCGGCTCGACCTCGAAAGGCAACTGGTTAAATCCAACGGTGAATGTCAACAATGGCGCTCTAAATACGAGACCGAGGCTGCTGCCCGTGCTGAGGAGATCGAAGAGATCCGCAGGAAGTATTCTGCGCGCATCCAGGAACAGGAGGAACAGATCGAAACACTCATCGTCAAGATCAACAACGTTGAGAAGCAGAAGTCTCGCCTCCAGAGCGAG GTTGAAGTACTCATCATCGACTTGGAGAAGGCCAACAGCACTGCTCGCGACTTGCAGAAGCGCACTGAACAACTTGAGCGCATCAACATTGAGATCAAGACCCGTCTGGAGGAAACCGTACAATTGTACGAACAATCCCAGAGGGATATTCGTCTCAAGCAGACCGAAATCCAACGCATCTCACATGAGCTCGACAAGACTAGGGAACAAAAGGATACCCTCGCCAGAGAAAACAAGAAACTCACTG ACGATTTGCATGATGCCCGCAACCAGTTGACCGACTTGACTCGTCGCATGCACGAGTTGGAATTGGAACTCCGTCGCTTGGAGAACGAACGCGAGGAGTTGACCGCTGCTTACAAGGAAGCTGAAGCC GGTCGCAAAGCAGAGGAACAACGCGCCCAACGTCTCGCCGCAGAGTTAGGTCAGTTCAGACACGAAGCTGAAAGGCGTATCCAAGAGAAGGATGAAGAAATTGAATCCATCCG CAAGCAGACCAGCATTGAAATCGAACAGCTGAACGCTCGCGTAGTTGAAGCCGAGACCAAGTTGAAGACTGAAGTCATCCGCATCAAGAAGAAGTTCCAGATCCACATCACAGAGCTCGAGCTCTCTTTGGATGTCGCCAACAAGACCAACATCGACATGCAGAAGACCATCAAGAAGCAATCTCTACAG TTGACAGAAATCCAGGCTCACTACGATGAGGTCCAGAGACAACTTCAAGTGACACTCGATCAATACGGAATTGCCCAACGTCGTCTCCAATCCCTCACCGGTGAAATTGAAGAGATCCGTGGCAACTACGAATCG TCATTGCGTGCCAAGAGGGTTGTCGAGCAACAGTATGAGGAGTCACAGACACGCATCAACGAATTGACCGTCATCAACGTCAACTTGGCCAGCACCAAATGCAAGATCGAACAAGAATTGTCCGTCATCGCCGCCGACTACGATGAAGTCACCAAGGAGTTGCGAGTCAGCGACGAAAGATACCAACGCGTACAG GTTGAGCTTAAACACACAGTTGAACACTTGCACGAAGAGCAGGAGAGGATCGTCAAGATTGAGGCCATCAGGAAGTCTCTGGAGATTGAAGTCAAG AACTTATCCGTCCGCCTCGAGGAAGTCGAAGCCAATGCTATCGTCGGTGGAAAGCGCATCATCAGCAAATTGGAAGCTCGCATGCGTGATCTTGAGTTGGAATTGGACGAGGAGAAGAGGAGGCACGCCGAAACCATCAAGATCTTGAGGAAGAAGGAGCGCACCGTCAAGGAAGTGATCATCCAGTGCGAGGAAGACCAGAAGAACATCTCCCTCCTCCAAGACTCCCTCGACAAGACCACCCAGAAAGTTTCCATTTACAAACGACAACTTCAGGAACAG